One Mycolicibacterium sp. TUM20985 genomic window, AGGGCCGTTCCGTCGGTGAGCGAATCGCCACGGGCGCGGTGAAGCGCATCGAGAACCTCTCCCAGCTGGCAGATTTCAAGCCCGGTCAGGTGCTGGTCGCCGACACCACCACACCCGACTGGGAACCGGTGATGAAGACGGCCGCCGCGATCGTCACCAACCGCGGCGGCCGCACCTGCCACGCCTCGATCATCGCCCGCGAGCTCGGCATCCCCGCGGTGGTCGGCACCGGCGACGCCACCACCGGCGTGCCCGACGGCGCCGTGGTCACCGTCTCCTGCGCCGAGGGCGACTCGGGTCGGGTGTACGAGGGCGCCGTGGGTTACCACGTGGACCGCATCGAGGTCGGTGACATGCCCCGGCCACGGACGCACATCATGCTGAACCTGGGCAACCCCGACCTGGCGTTCAAGACGTCGTTCCTGCCGAATGACGGTGTCGGACTCGCCCGGATGGAGTTCATCATCAGCGAGTACATCCGGGTGCACCCCCTGGCTCTGCTGCACCCGGAGAAGGTCGCCGATCCCGACGCGCGCCGCGAGATCGCCCGGCTCACGACGGGTTACGTCGACGGGAGCGCGTTCTTCGTCGAGCGGCTCTCCGAGGGCATCGGCACGATCGCCGCCGCCTTCTGGCCCAAGCCCGTGGTGGTACGGATGTCGGACTTCAAGACCAACGAGTACGCCAGCCTGCTCGGCGGGCAGGGCTTCGAACCGACCGAGAGCAACCCGATGCTCGGCTTCCGTGGCGCCTCGCGGTACGGGCACCCGGCCTACGCCGAAGGGTTCGCGCTGGAGTGCCAGGCGATGCGACGGGTCCGCGATCAGATGGGGCTCACCAACGTGGTCCTCATGCTTCCGTTCGTGCGTCGGGTGGCCGAGGCCGACCTGGTACTGCAGACCATGGCCGACCTCGGGCTGCGGCGCGGGGAGAACGGCCTCGAGGTCTACGCGATGTGCGAGATCCCCAACAACGTCATCCTGATCGACGAATTCGCCAAGCGCTTCGACGGCTTCTCGATCGGCTCGAACGACCTCACGCAGCTGACCCTGGGGGTCGACCGCGACAGCGAGATCGTGGCGTTCGACTACGACGAACGCGACGAGGGCGTCAAGGAGATGATCCGAATGGCGGTGGAGGGGTGTCGACGCAACGGGATTCACTCCGGCTTGTGCGGACAGGCGCCGTCGGACTACCCCGACATGGCCGAATTCCTGGTCCAGTTGGGCATCGACTCGATGAGCCTGAATCCCGACACGGTGGTCAAGACCACCCGCCAGGTGCTTGAGCTGGAACGTCAGCTCGACCCCGCTCCCGTGTCATGAGCCTGCCCGTCACCATCGACCCGCGCTACCACGACGCGGTGCTCCTCGACCTGGATGGCGCGCGCTCGGATGACGCCGAACTCGTCGGCGCCACCGTTGATCTCGCGCGCAAGCTACACGGCGAAGGCGTCGTGATCGCGGGCTATTCATCGAGCCCACACTGCCGTCGGGAATTGAAGAAGGCGGGTGTCGACGGCTTGTTCGGCGTCTGCATCGACGGGGCGGATGGTGAGCGCGGCACCGCGGACGAACCCGACCCCGCCGTACTGCTGGACGCCGCCCGCCAACTCGGGGCACGCCCGCAGCGATGTGTGGTCATCGAACGCTCGAGTGTCGGGGTAGCGGCAGGTCGAGAAGGCGGGTTCTCCCTCGTCATCGGCATCGACGGCACCGGACGCGCCGACGGCATGCGGCGCAGCGGCGCCGACGTGGTGGTCACCGAACTGGCCGACATCGCCGTGCGCACGGGCGACACGCGGGTCTCCGGACTCCCCAACGCGCTGGCCGCCTACGGCCAGCTGATCGGCATCACCAGCGTGCGGGACTCGATGCTGTTCCTCGACTACGACGGAACGCTGTCCCCCATCGTCTCCGATCCTGCCGCAGCCGTTCTCGGCGACGGCGCCGCCGACGCGCTGAGACTGGCCACCACCGTATGC contains:
- the ppsA gene encoding phosphoenolpyruvate synthase; the encoded protein is MTSTPSYVQFFEAFGIDDVPLVGGKNASLGEMFQHLSGQGVRIPHGFAITAAAYRHMLDEAGAWERLHAELDDLDPDDVAALARKAKRAREIVYGAGLPKDLAAQILDGYRALQREYGEDVSLAVRSSATAEDLPTASFAGQQDSYLNIKGEESLLDTCRRCFASLFTDRAIHYRIDQGFDHFKVALSIGVMKMVRSDIASSGVMFSLDTESGFRDAVFVTGAYGLGENVVQGAVDPDEYYVHKPTYLAGHRAVLRRLIGDKAVKMILVDGETKYSTRNVPTPKADRTRFCLTDDDVLELAGYACAIEKHYGRPMDMEWAKDGLDGKLYIVQARPETVASQHSVTALETYVLEGRGAVLAEGRSVGERIATGAVKRIENLSQLADFKPGQVLVADTTTPDWEPVMKTAAAIVTNRGGRTCHASIIARELGIPAVVGTGDATTGVPDGAVVTVSCAEGDSGRVYEGAVGYHVDRIEVGDMPRPRTHIMLNLGNPDLAFKTSFLPNDGVGLARMEFIISEYIRVHPLALLHPEKVADPDARREIARLTTGYVDGSAFFVERLSEGIGTIAAAFWPKPVVVRMSDFKTNEYASLLGGQGFEPTESNPMLGFRGASRYGHPAYAEGFALECQAMRRVRDQMGLTNVVLMLPFVRRVAEADLVLQTMADLGLRRGENGLEVYAMCEIPNNVILIDEFAKRFDGFSIGSNDLTQLTLGVDRDSEIVAFDYDERDEGVKEMIRMAVEGCRRNGIHSGLCGQAPSDYPDMAEFLVQLGIDSMSLNPDTVVKTTRQVLELERQLDPAPVS